Within Lolium rigidum isolate FL_2022 chromosome 5, APGP_CSIRO_Lrig_0.1, whole genome shotgun sequence, the genomic segment CACATGCAAAGttcgggaactctctatcgatttttctccattgcgacccatcagcggggtgtctcaacatctcgtctttcttacggtcttctttttgCCATCGCAATAACCTGGCATGCTCTTCGTTTCTAAACAGACGTTTCGACTGTGGTATTATATGAGCATACCGcagaaccttggcaggaaccctcttcctggggagctcaccctcaacatcaccagggtcatctcgtctaaTCTTATACCGCAGTGCAatgcataccggacatttttccaaattttcgtactccacaccgcggtagaggatgcaatcattaatgcatgcatgtatcttctgcacctctaatggaTTAGAGGgtagagaaccttctttgcttcgtacgtactatcaggcaattcgttatcctttggaagcttcttcttcattattttcagtaacttatCAAATgccttgtcacatataccagcatttgccttccattgcagcaatggtaccgagctttgtgttgccatcttcgcaatttgggtacaattttttttttgatcctctaacatgccctttaactttcgatTCTCGTTTGCACTTTATGCTTCTCTGTGTGCATCAGTGATggtccgacgaagatcatcagttGGCTCATCTGATGCTCTTCATCTTCAGCTTCCcctgcctcttcatcttcagtCTGCCCCGTTGCACTATCGCCGTATTTATGGTACATGTCATCATCCTCTTTtttttcattgtcttccatcataacccctctttctccatgcttggtccaacaattatagttggacataaaacctttccaaagcaggtgggagtgaagGACCTGCCATCTAGAGTATTGTTTTAAGTTCcggcagtcaacacatggacaacacataaaaccatccgcatgtgggttttcctcagccacacgaAGAAAATCTTTCAGGCCCGCAGTGAACTCGGGTAGGCGTcagtcaacgtacatccattaccgccggttcatctacatcatataattaagtttatcaaaaaaccattacaaaacatcataaataGTGAAATGACCACaatacaaatgaaagggtaaagttgcttaccttgatcgaggaggaaagaaagaggagaaagcttaagtgtcgctatggcacctcatatcatttttgttttgtgtgaaatCAAGCGACATCATTCTCTCagtcatttcatcgagcacctcttgTGCGTAGGAAAGAAAACCAAACAAGCACACAACCGTCACACCTTCCACCAAGAaaaagtagagagagagagggctaGCTAGGGTGAGCTGAATTGATAGGCAAGGGGGCTTTAACACcgattcgtgtcacgaaccggtgctaatgtatACCTTTACATTAGCACCGGTTTGTgaaacgaaccggtgctaaaggtttcgtGCCCGCTAcatacaaatgaaagggtaaagttgcttaccttgatcgaggaggaaagaaagagtagaaagcttaagtgtcgctctggcacctcatatcatttttgttttgtgtgaaatcaagcggcatcattctcttaggcatttcatcgagcacctcttgTGCGTAGGAAATAAAACCAAACAAGCACACAATCCTCACACCTTTCACGAagaaaaaatagagagagagggccGGCTAGGGTGAGCTGAATTTATAGGCAGGGGGGCTTTAGCATCAGTTCGTGTcacgaactggtgctaaaggTTTTGCGCCTGCCACGTGGCTGGTGACAACCCTTTAGCACCAGTttgtgtcacgaaccggtgctaaaggtcccgcacgaaccgaTGCTAAAGCTCTGCTGGTCCCCTGCGATGTCCTGGCTGCACGAATCGTGCTAAGGCACCCTTTAGTCTGGGTTCGTAGCACAACCGGTGCTAATGTTTTTTGGAGCTAAATACGTCCATCTTTGTCAACATCGGCGACTAGCTGCAGACGTCTTCATGTCAACGACATACCGCCCACATGCTCAGAGCGTGCTGATGCGGGTATTGACTAGCGGGAGCAGAGCCTCTACATGGAGTTCAGCTGGGGCGGGAGAACATGCTTGAGCCTCAACATCTAGGAACATCTAGGAACATGCTTGAGCCTCAACATCTAGGAATATCTGTAATTAACAGGCACAACAGCTTTGTGGTCCTAAACTGGACCATATCAGATCATATTGTCTTCTTACTTTGGTAATAATCTTTGCATACATGTTATAAACATTGCAGCCAACAAGTACTCCCAGGTTAGTGTTCTCTACTTGCCAATGTAGAGACACATCGTCCATTAGTTTCACCACTGAACTCTGTAACCCACCTCATAGGAGGATTGTAAACAACtcttatcttttcaatgaaatgagacCCAAAGATCCTTTTGAGTTTTGTCGAAAAAAATCTAGAGACACATTTGATGCCAGATTGGCAGTGCAGTTGTTCTGCAACGAGGTGAGCATCATGTAGCTATTACCATTAATTTTCTTGTCCCTAGTATCCCTAATATTGTGCATGTTCTTGACTTTAGTCATGGCAGCATCACTATTTCTGTAACTCGTATGATGCTTGTTTGCAGCCTTGGCCTAAGTCAGCTAGCTTGAGACCAATACTGTGCAGTATTGCTCGTGTCATTTTTGTTGTTTTCACTGGATCCATGTCTGCTTCTTTTGTGAAACGGTTGGTTGGTTAACACTGCTGCTTCTCGCAGATTACTGAACCCAAatcatatatgtgatgtttgcttCGTAAATCATATTTGCAAGCTTCCCTGATTGTTGCAGTACAGTTTTCCTGGTAGATGCATTCGAATCACCGATCTCTTGCTCGTTGCTAAATTTTTATTACTATTCTTGTGTTTTTCTAGAGCCGAACTATAAATTTAGGTAATACTTCACATCGAAGATttcacgatcccctatacttgtgggcatgaATGTTACACGATGATACAACGCCAATCGGCATACAACACGTCATCCACAAAACCGATGATAAACTGACTTCCCTTGCCCaacatccaacaaagaatagtgagAAGAGGAGCACAATGCATCCTCACAACCAAGCAAGACACACACTATAGCGCAACCTTGACTCCAAGGCAACCCGGACCAACGTGTGCCTAGAGCAGTCGGCGATAAGGAGGCAAGATCCCGATGGACTCGGGAAAGATGCCGAACAAGATGTGTTGCCATGTCGTACATTGTGCCTCAGAAGCACAAGCCCAGGGCTGCGGCCAACACCGGCGACGCATCAATGCCTCTAACTCCAATGTCGCATCGGCCTCTCCCCTCATGGCCTAGACAACGTCTTCAAGAAGATAACGACACCATGGTGCCACCGCTACCTGGTTCGGTCATCAGGCCTAGGGTTTCCCTCGGCATCCGAGGGGAGTGGAGGCATGGTGAAGGCCATGAACACACCTCCCAGATGGAAATGGTGCCCATGGGTGTCGTCGTGTTCAGCCGACCACCGCCGAGCAGGGATTTCACCTCGGCCAAACATCGTGACCATGAAGATGCCCAAGCTTGATTGGAGAAGGAAGGCGAAGAAGAAAGCCACCGTCTTGAGCAACAACTGTCGAGAGGAGAGGAATATTGACGTAGGAGATGGGCGTTGGCCACCACTGGCACCACCACGGTCACCACTGCCAAGCTCGGCTGCTGTCGGCACCACCTCGATGCCGAGAAACCGCCGTCGCGAAGCGCCACCTCGTCCCTTCAGCAATGGCATCGGATCTGCGAGCCCGCCCATGCCCAAGGCCTTGCCGAGATTTAGATCCGACAACACCACCATAGGGGCCATGCCTCCGTGCGGGGATCCCCTCCTCCACTATATATCGTCACGCCAAGGTCGTCGACCAACGCGACACCGCGCCGCCGAGATCCGCTAGCCGCCGCCGCTGTGGGAGAATGGGTCACCCCCCGAGGAGAGAAGCCCCGCCACCGCCATCTCTGCGGGCTTTGCGCGTCAGTGACTACTGCCGACGGAGATGGAGACGGGCAACGATGGGCACGGGCTTTGGAGGCACCGGCTTGGTCGCCCCCCATATCGCCGTTGAGCGGCGAGGGGGTTGGGAGCGTTGTTTTCCGTCTTAATGAACGATCAACATAAAAATCTGGGAAATTTCAATAAAAGTGGGACAACATAATCCCATTTCATTTACTCCCTCTAATCGATATTACTTGACACTAGTATGGATATATCTAGAACTAGAATATGTCTAAATACATCTATattatcggagggagtacattaaaATATATTTCCAACATACCGCCTCCATTTTTATTTCCCCTGCGTTTTGACCttagtcaaagtcaaattttCTAAAATTTGACCAAAGATTTAACAAAAAATATCAGCATCCATAATTTCATATTTACAAAATATGAAAATACATTTTCAATATTTATGATTCTAATACGCACTAATTTTATATTTGAATATTAATACTTTTTCCTAGTACAGAAAAATAGTGTAATGGGCCTCTTGTTGTGTAACTGGGCCATGTTGAATACTACAGAGCTTGGACAtgttcttctcgacatgtccgtctacAACACTGTCGCATATTTCCACTTCCACCCGACCACACCGATGgcggccgccgcccctcctcccgtGCCCAGCTCCGGCGAGGATGAAGGAGGAGGCCCCGACCGCATCAGCGACCTCCCCGACGCCGTCCTCGGGGAGATCATCTCCCTCCTCCCCACCAAGGAAGGCGCTCGGACCCGCATCCTCGCGTCCCGGTGGCGCAACCTCTGGCGCTCCGCCCCTCTTAATCTCGACTGCTATGAGCTTACCACCACTTGGGGTGAGCTCGCTGGTGTGGTATCACGCATCCTTTCCTCCCACCAAGGCCCGGGTCGCTGCTTCCGCATCCCCTGCGGATTTCTTCCCTACGAAGCGGCCACCGTGGACTCCTGGCTCCAGTCCCCCGCCATCGACAACCTCCAGGAGCTTCGTTTCTCTTACCCGATGCTGCATAATCAGTCGCCGTTGCCGCTGTTGCCAGAATCCTTTCTCCGCTTCTCGACCACCCTCCGTGTGGCCACCATCGAACATTGCCACCTCCTCGACAGCATTGTCCAAGGGCTCCAGTTCCCCCAGCTTAGGCAGCTCACACTTTCAATTGTTAGGATCTCCGAGTGTTCGGTTCCCCACGTGATTGCCGGGTGCCCTGCTCTGGAGTGCTTGATGATAAGAGATTGCTTCGGCTTCCGTCGCCTCGGGATCAATTCCATTAGCCTCAGAAGCGTCGGTGTGCATGCTGAATGTTATCGGGATGAGCTCAACTTTGGAGAGCTTATCATCGAGAATGCCCCTTGTCTTGAAAAGTTGCTCCATCTTGGTTGCACTGGTGATCTGCATGTATCGGTAATCTTTGCACCTAAACTAGAGACAATGCGCTGCTGTTCGAACCCCACCACTAAAACCTCGTTTGGCTCCATGGTTATTCAGGTAACTAAGATCTTTCTACTGCTGGCGTTTACAACCCTTCTTACCTGCATTTCTATGTGCGGAAAAATTATAGATCTTGTGCGTTCGCAGATAGACTAATTATTTTCTTGAATGCTTGATAAAGGGGTTGCGCATTGATGGCCTTACAACGGTGGTGCGCACTATCAAGTTTTTGTCCGTTGATATGGATAAATTTTGTCTGGATACAATTATTAACTTGATGAGATGCTTTCCATGTCTGGAGAAGTTGTACATTCAGGTGGCTTCTTCATTCTTAGTTTCTTTTATATGCTTCTATTTTGAAGTGGCTaattcttttctttctttatgtTTTTCAGTCATATTTATCAGGGCCAAAGAATTTGTGGCTTAGTAAACACAAGAACTTCATCAACGGCCATGATATCcgtctaaagaaaataatgtttaAACTGTATCGCGGCACCAGGTCGCAGGTTAGCTTCGTGACATTCTTTGTGTTGAATGCGAGAGTGTTAGAGTCGATGATACTTGAGATTGAACACAAGAACGACAACGAGGAGTTCTTGGCAGAACATCGTAGGAAACTGCAGCTAGAGAATAGGGCTTCAAGAGGTGCTCGGTTTCAGTTTACAACTGATAAATGTGTGCGCAATGTTTGGGACATCAACGATGCCCGTGTTTTGGATTTAGCTGATCCGTTCGCATGTTTATGTTAAGTCAGGGTCTGGTCTGTTTCGGAGCTATTCCTGACCATCATCAGATCTCATTTTGTGCCTTGTCCAAACTTGTTTAGCTCTCACTCATGTCTGTTGTCTACTTGTCTTCTGAAGTTTGTATTGTCTGAACCTTATGACAGCTAAGCAAGCTATTTGTGCCACTAGTTTGTGATGTGCTATGTGGCATTTAAACAAGTCTGTATAATCTGATTCCACTACCAGATATATACTGATGGATACCTGGATGCATACAAGCTACCTGTGCTTGTGGGTAGGTAGTTCTGGTGTTCTTGTTCCACGGTATTACCAAGATATATAACAAGATATCTGTGTGGTTGATTTTATGGTTTGGGTTTATGATTAACTCTTGAGTACTAATTAATATTTTTAGCCGCAGTTGAAGATGCCTTTTCTTGATGTGAAACTTCCACTAGATCATCACTTAAATGGTCCCATGTATGTACCTCATCTATTGTCAACCTTCAGAGTTCTGAGCTTTTGATCTTTTTCCACCTTTTGAAACTGTCCGCTTCTGCATTTGGCCTGGGCACTTGATGTTTTTTGCACCGTGTTTTTCCGTCTCAAATACTAATGAGACGAACTTGCAATTCTCTAGCTGTATGTATGAAGGGAACAATCCATGTTTTGTAAGCTGCCTGCTTGTTATCAAGCATTGGATGGAATTTGGCAAACACACCAGAAGCCACCTTTCAGATTGTTAATTTTACCAGACTGGTAGATACCTGAATGTACACAGAATTGATATACTCTCTCTGTCCCAAAATAACTTGCTCAAagttttctagatacggatgtatctacacactaaaaaatGTCTAGATACAACCGTATCTACACAAACTTGAGAAGcttattttgggatggagggagtacttattaTACTGGAAATGGTACAGCACTGCATTCTCAATACTGAACTTTTGGTCCCGAAATTTACTTGTGTATTTGCCTTGGTCAGGTTGAGCGTCATAAATAAAAATTCTTACATAATACAGTTAGTACTGATGTCCAAACAAATTGGGACCAGGTATATGGCCATAGGCAGTCTCAAACTCTGAATGTGATATTGAGACTAATCAACACTGGGTAGTTGTGGCAAGAGACACAAATTTCTGGACACACTCATGTTGATTTCCCCTAGAACGTCACTAGGACTGACTGATTGTGGTTGATACTACTCCCTCTGATTGAGAAGTATTTTTGCTTAAGAGTTTGACCAGACAAACTTTTTTATATTTGGTTACCATTATGAATTTGCTTAGTAATGTTCATAACGTAATAAGTGATATTACTTGATCCATTACGAAATATGCTAGTGTAATGTATAACTATTTTTATCTAAATTAACATACTGTATTTCATATAGTGATGATCAAAGTTTGTCTTGACTACTATGTGAATATCACTATAACTGACTGATTGCTACAACTTTCTCTGACTGAGAAGTATTTTTTGTTTTAGGATTTGGCCAGCCAAACTTTTTTAGGTACCATTATGTTTTTTTAGTAATGTTCATAACATAATAACTGATATCATTTCATCCATTATGAAATATGCTACCGTAATGTATATCTATTTTTATTTGAACTAACATAGTTTCATAGGCTGATGATCAAAGTTTGCCTTGACTAATATGTGAATATTCAAAACGATTTACATCTGCGGTCGAAATTGATGGTAAATGGCAATCAGAGTTTGCCTTGACTAGTTTATACAGACCGGTAGAAATATATACCTGGATGCAGACAGGTTGTTTGTGTGGGTGGGTAGTTCTGGTGGTCTTGTTCTTTCCACGATATAAGAAGCTATCTGTCTGGGTAAGTTTTATGATTAACATTGAGTACTAATTTATATCTCTAGCTTTAGTCAATGAAGATATAGCCTTCCTTGATTTGAGTCTAATTTTCCACTTGATCATCACTTGATTGGTATATATGCAACCACCTGCAGTTTTATCCTTGGGAGTTCAGAGCTTTGAGTTATTTCCCTTCTGAAATCGTGTCCTTTTCAAAGGTAAATGAAGGGTTGTGATGCTTCTTCTTGAATTACTGTGAAGGGTTATTTGTATGGATGGGCAGACACCACCTCAGGCAGAGCCGATCAGCTGCTTCCGTGGACGCGTGGCTCCGGTCCCCCGCTCTGGACAACCTCCAGGAGCTCGACTACACCTTGTTCGAGCAGCCGCCGGCGTCGGTGTTCCGGTTCTCGCGCAGCCTCCGCGCTCTCACCATCGGATGCTGCAGCCTCCCTGATGACACCATCCCGGGGCCGCTTCTCTTCCCCCTGCTCAAGCACCTCGGGCTTGAAGACGTCACGATCTCCGAGCGCTCGGTGCAGAGCCTCATCGACGGGTGCCCCGCCATGGAGTCCCTGCATGCTGATCCACGCCTGCTTCGGCTTCCGCCGTGTCCGGATCGTCAACTCCCTCACCGTCAGAAGCATCGGCGTGCTCGACCAAACTTCTTACGCGGAGAGTGACCTTGTTCGGTTACAGGAACTATTCATCGACAACGCGCCTCGTCTCGAAAGGTTGGTCCGCAATGATGTGGAGAATGGTCTGCATGTTTCGGTGGTTGCCGCGCCTAAACTCCAGGCCATAGGCTTCCTTTCCGATGGATATAAGTTTTCCGAGCAGTGCTACCCTGATCACCTCTACAGGCTCGAGCTCGGATCCACGGTTATTCAGGTAACACATTGATCCATCAGAGTTTCTTTCTTTATCGCATTTTCAGTATGTCAAAACCACACATATCACATGCCTTGTTAATGTCGCCTTTCATATATACATGCTTGATAAAGGGACTGCGCGTCGAAAGTTTGGCAATGGCGGTCTCAACAGTCAAGATTCTTGCTTTCTGGACGAGAACTCTTTGCCTGGATACGATTGTTGAGTTGCTGAAATGCTTCCCGTGCTTGGAGAAGCTTTACATTAAGGTGACCATTCTCCATCAAAAGTTCAGATACTCCTTGCATATACTTCCATATGTTCTCAAGTGATTTATCTAATTATTAATTCTGCATGTTCTTTTTAGCCACACATGGGTTTGAGAGAGCCAAACAATTTATGGAGGCGtaaacaccacaatttcataaagCGTCATGACATCCGTCTTAAGACATTGGTTTTGAGGCGGTACTGGGGAAACAAGTCGCAGGTTAACTTTGTTACGTTCTTCTTGTTGAACGCGAGAATGCTAGAGTCGGTGACACTTCAGGTTGAACGTTATAATGAGGAGTTTGTGGAAGATCAACGAACGAAGCTTCAGCTGGAGAACAGGGCTTCAAGAGCCGCTCAGCTCCATTTTACAACCCAGAGAAGTATCCGCAGTTCGGCGGACGTCAAACGTGTCCATGATTTGGATGTAGTTGATCCGTTTGAACCACCCTGTTGAAAATTACTTGGCTAGTCGGTCCATTGACGAGTTGCACTTGTCTATCAACTTATCCCATTTTGTGTTTTTGCCAAACCTTGGCTGGTTATGTTGTGCTTGTGGTTTATTAATTAAGTTTGTATTATCCTGGAAACTTATGGAATTGAAGAATCTATACTCCTGGAAATACTATACTATGTGGCATATCTTGGTTTTTGATACTCATAAGTCATAACAATCTCTGCAATCTCACTGTAAAACGAGGACTAATCAACAGTATTAGCTACAGTTAGAGTAGATAATATCTGGAGTCGCTCACCCAGTCTTGACGCCCACTGGAACAATACTGGGACTGATAGACTGTTAGTATTGAAGTTCCAGTTTGTCTGCAAAGTTTATTCTAAGGGGAAGGAGCAGATGGAACGAGAGAGTTTGTGTGAGCAATTGTTGATGCTAACATTgggtttttttctttctttctgttgAGCAGTTTTTTCTTGCTTATATCATTTCACGTTGTGTCTAAACTTGATAAGTTCACATGATTGTATTTTTTCTGAAGTTGGTATTATCCTAGGTTCACAAGAAAGGTTGTTTTATTGTAGAACATTGTGACACTTTGACAAGCTATCAGTACTACCGTTTATACTCTACATATGTGGCAACACTAGAATTTATTTATGGAGCACAGAGCATTGCAAATCTCACCGAAAGTTTGAGGACCGATCAACACATGTAGCTATCTCTTTGCTGTACTTGCACTTGAACTCTGGGAATGAGCAAGAGTTGCTGTTTACGAGTTCCAGTATATTATTTGTACCAAGTAGTTACATATATTCCTAGATTTTGAGGAATCATGTGGATCTCACAGAAAATGGGAAACTACTGGTTGCGTAGGAGGTGGGTTTTGTAATAGAGATGATCGCCATGTGTCTGCAGTTAGGGAAGGAAATGACAGCCAGCGGCAGCAGAAGCAGGAGGTATGCATGGTTCAGTCGGCCGGTGTAGCATCAAGCATGTTCTACCCGCCCAGCTGAACTCAGGAAATATTAAGACTCTTCACataatatttttagatgattttagagagggaggctTTCACCGTCAACAAACAGTAAAGacatccaaactcgaaaacataataaatatgcatacggattccgttttcgatgaacttgggcttgttgaaaagcaaCAAATTCAGGAACCTCACAAAGAGAAACACCGagaagcaacaagaatatagGGATGCAAAGGATGCAAAGGATTGCGcttcctaagacgatgcgattaaGTTACTCAACTGAaaacccctcttgatagtgcggctatctatcctataacccgatctaccaacaaccaccttgagaccggtaaaaggaaaacctagcaaggctatacctttgccttgcgcatcccgcttgatcttgatgtcaACGCTTGAAGCTCTCTCAAGCcgaaatgcctcacttgatcattgttgcttcgtgaagactcacaattgctctcccatacaccatgatgggatagcttcattgaggcacatcttcacatgtccattatcaccaaatggaccatAGGCTTCAATCATGACATCTTCGATATGCTCATCTTAAACTTgtccttctcaaccttgatgacatccaaGCTTGGTgaaatcctctcatgggctatatcagATCATACTCTTGATGCAAAACAACTAACCCAAACACAAGtgcacatatatagtgggttagctcatgaagcataattgtcaAGGCTTACCGCCCACAAGATCATatgatccaaagtggtacaatCTTTATGCGTTATGCGTTGACGAACTTAAAATCAATCTAcactcttagtcttggtcaacattgtatctcttcatgctctatcataatatcttgatcattcattccttaacacataagctagagcatggttaACTTGAGTTCCACGCAAGAACTCGATGTTcaattcttcatcttgatcatatcatattcttctctttaaatcgatgatcttgatgccaataccaagtGTATAAACATTATATTCATGTCATACacgcttgaatccaacatatggacatCAAGAAATACCTAtgaaatatttcttcatataaacaaaatgaaaacattagtccatagaggattgtcattaattaccaaaaacacacttagggcaatgtacccttacaaaagCAATTGAACTAACAAAAAAAAactgcattaagaatgaccaaacatCAGATTTAAACCAACTAGACAGATTTTGCATGACATAAACATTCAGATATTCAGAAATATAGTACAACGAGCACTCGGATATCATGACATGTTCTAGCCCGAGATGTTTGAGTGAGGGGAAGTGAAGCCCCGAGATGTTGTCGTCGGGGAGGATGCAGTATCCAATGGTGAGAGCATGGAGGCTAGGCGAGAATCAGAAGATGGATGCCCGCGGCTGCTCAAAGGGCGTAGTCAAGCTCTTGCGGGTCATCCAGAGCGGGGGACCAGAGTGACGCGTCCACAGTAGCTGATCGGCTGCTGAGGTGGTGTCTGGCGATGCAGAGACACGGGTGGGAACATAGGATATTTGAGATGACGGGAGCGAGATATACCCTGTAGGGGGCGAGGTCGTGGTTGTCAAGGTTCAAAGGGGCGTAGAGCCAGAGGTGGTGCCACCGGGAGGTGGGACATAAGGATCTAGGTGCGGGTGCCGTCCCTGGTAGGGAGGAGAGAGATGGTCTTGACGAGGATGGTGTCATACAGGTTGTTGATGGGGTCCTCGGGTGGTGGCCTTGACTCCACCAActtcctcatcttcctcatcatagGACTGCTGCCAGGCGGCTGCGGCGGAGGAGCCTCGCGTCGCAGCATTTCTCCCACGTGCAGCAGAGGCGGCTGGCTAGGGCTCAAAGGGAACAACCGAAGCGGATCGACGGTTGAGTTTGAAATGGCTCACCAGAAAATGAAACAGCGCAGATTGTTTTGAGCTGGGCCTGGACGTTGGAAAGATAGGCCCAAAGTAACGGCTTCTTTTCAAGCAAAAATTCTAACCTCTATCATTTTTGTCGACATTTTATCTATCaccttttttttgaaacggggcaaAAGGAGCTTTGCCTTATATTGATATCTATCACCTTTTTAGTTTGCGAAGAATCTTCCCTGATTGTTTAATGTAGATTTGTGTGTGCCCGATAATTCAAAAATCTTGATTTTAGCAAGCTCAGGTCGATGCATATATTTCTATTGTAGATGATATACCAGATACTTACTAAAGATGTCAGGTAACAATTGTGCACTTGCATTGAATCATTTTTGATACATGGACGACATGTAAGATTGAAAACAGCAACACTCGAACTGCAGTTGTAGTTTGCGCTACCTTCTCAAAAATTTGAAGCTAAGAATCTATCTACGGGGAAAAGAATTTATGTTTTAGAATCGTTCTAGTTCAGCCACAAGTCCTCACATTTACCAGCTCGGGAAAACGATGACTTTGAGAATCTGCAGTATCCATATGTTCCTTGGCGTTCAAAATCTTTTGACCAATCAGTAGACTAGCGTTCATTTTTCTTAGAGAGAAGACTAGTGTGCAGTTCAAATTTAGAAAACAAACATCACAGATATGGTTCGGGTTCCTGCAGTGTCGACCAACCAACCGTTCCACAAAGGAAGCGGACATGAATATCAAGGATACTAGGGACAAGAAAGTTAGTGGTGATAGCTATATTGATGCTCACTTTGTTGCAGAACAACTGCACCGCCAAGCTGGCATCAAATGTGCCTCTAGATTGGCATGTAGAGAACAATTAATAACCTGAGAATACTTGTTGGCTGCAATGTTTCCAACATGTATGTTCAATGATTACAAAAGTATGAAGACCATATGATCTGATCCAGTCCAATTTAGGACCCCAAGACTGTTGTGCTCTTTAAT encodes:
- the LOC124655782 gene encoding putative F-box/LRR-repeat protein At5g02930, whose amino-acid sequence is MAKRNLDSKATRTNVCLEQSAIRRQDPDGLGKDDEGGGPDRISDLPDAVLGEIISLLPTKEGARTRILASRWRNLWRSAPLNLDCYELTTTWGELAGVVSRILSSHQGPGRCFRIPCGFLPYEAATVDSWLQSPAIDNLQELRFSYPMLHNQSPLPLLPESFLRFSTTLRVATIEHCHLLDSIVQGLQFPQLRQLTLSIVRISECSVPHVIAGCPALECLMIRDCFGFRRLGINSISLRSVGVHAECYRDELNFGELIIENAPCLEKLLHLGCTGDLHVSVIFAPKLETMRCCSNPTTKTSFGSMVIQGLRIDGLTTVVRTIKFLSVDMDKFCLDTIINLMRCFPCLEKLYIQSYLSGPKNLWLSKHKNFINGHDIRLKKIMFKLYRGTRSQVSFVTFFVLNARVLESMILEIEHKNDNEEFLAEHRRKLQLENRASRGARFQFTTDKCVRNVWDINDARVLDLADPFACLC